The following coding sequences are from one Candidatus Binatia bacterium window:
- the cofG gene encoding 7,8-didemethyl-8-hydroxy-5-deazariboflavin synthase CofG, whose protein sequence is MDVVETARGWRPLDRAEAIAALDASGPALDDLRARAGALRDAGKGRRVSYSRKAFFPITNLCRDRCAYCTFRRDEGEDGAWTMSPDEIGDWSERARRLGCREALLCLGDQPEAVSPAYREWLTGQGHKNTIEYVERASRISLERGLLPHSNPGIMSAEELALLRPVNVSLGMMLETTSERLRGKGQAHYYAPDKDPALRLEVLENAGRLKIPFTTGLLMGIGETLEERVDTIFAIGEVHRKYGHIQEVIVQNFRAKPEIPMATSDEPDEVELARTVAMTRLALGPEMNVQVPPNLSPDAIAYLLDSGINDFGGISPLTPDFVNPEAPWPHLGALAKACERAGYELHERLALYPEYIDRPEFLDPALRERVAEEWATIQRMEDAASDSAQEVAP, encoded by the coding sequence ATGGACGTCGTCGAGACGGCTCGAGGGTGGCGCCCCCTGGATCGCGCCGAGGCAATCGCCGCGCTCGACGCCAGTGGGCCCGCGTTGGACGACCTCCGCGCCCGGGCCGGAGCCCTGCGCGACGCCGGCAAGGGCCGCCGGGTCAGTTACTCCCGCAAGGCCTTCTTCCCAATCACCAATCTCTGCCGAGATCGCTGCGCCTACTGCACCTTCCGGCGAGATGAAGGTGAGGACGGCGCCTGGACCATGTCTCCGGACGAGATCGGCGACTGGTCCGAACGCGCCCGACGTCTCGGATGCCGGGAAGCCCTGCTCTGCCTGGGAGACCAGCCCGAAGCGGTTTCACCTGCGTACCGCGAATGGCTCACGGGGCAGGGTCACAAGAACACGATCGAGTACGTGGAGCGCGCGAGCCGGATCTCTCTCGAGCGAGGCCTGCTGCCGCACTCCAACCCCGGCATCATGAGTGCTGAGGAACTCGCGCTACTCCGGCCGGTCAATGTGAGCCTCGGCATGATGCTCGAGACGACCAGTGAGCGTCTGCGCGGCAAAGGCCAAGCCCACTACTACGCGCCGGACAAGGACCCCGCGCTACGCCTGGAGGTCCTCGAGAACGCGGGCCGTCTGAAGATCCCGTTCACGACAGGATTGCTCATGGGCATCGGCGAGACCCTCGAAGAGCGGGTCGATACGATCTTCGCCATCGGCGAGGTCCACCGGAAGTACGGCCACATTCAGGAAGTCATCGTGCAGAACTTCCGCGCGAAGCCCGAGATCCCGATGGCCACCAGCGACGAACCGGACGAGGTCGAACTGGCCCGAACCGTCGCCATGACCCGGCTGGCCCTCGGACCGGAGATGAACGTCCAGGTGCCACCGAACCTGTCCCCGGACGCCATCGCTTATCTCCTGGACAGTGGAATCAATGACTTCGGCGGCATCTCGCCGCTCACCCCGGACTTTGTGAACCCCGAGGCCCCGTGGCCCCACCTCGGCGCCCTGGCCAAGGCCTGCGAGCGAGCCGGCTATGAGCTTCACGAGCGTCTGGCGCTGTACCCCGAGTACATCGACCGCCCCGAGTTCCTCGACCCCGCCCTGCGAGAGCGTGTCGCCGAAGAATGGGCTACTATTCAGCGCATGGAAGACGCCGCGTCCGATTCGGCCCAGGAGGTCGCACCATGA